From Pristiophorus japonicus isolate sPriJap1 chromosome 1, sPriJap1.hap1, whole genome shotgun sequence, a single genomic window includes:
- the LOC139259881 gene encoding neuropeptides B/W receptor type 1-like gives MENLSSNPVSLNISCKDEQASCLPANDNGINSTGLGPYPDFYIAIPIIYSVICAVGLTGNTAVIYVILKAPKMKTVTNMFILNLAIADELFTLVLPINIADYLLLQWPFGELMCKLIISIDQYNTFSSIYFLTVMSIDRYLVVLATVRSKKMSYRTYRAAKIISICVWLFVTIIILPFTIFGQIHDDEGRLQCVYVFPHPEILWWKASRIYTLLMGFTIPVSTICILYTMMLFRLRNMRLNTNAKALDKAKKKVTLMVMIILAVCLFCWTPYHLSTIVALTTDIQQTTLIIGISYFITSLSYANSCLNPFLYAFLDDSFRKSFRKLLECRTAP, from the coding sequence ATGGAAAATCTTTCTTCCAATCCAGTATCTCTGAACATCTCATGCAAGGACGAGCAGGCGAGTTGTTTGCCTGCAAATGACAATGGGATCAATTCGACAGGGCTAGGTCCCTACCCTGACTTTTACATCGCCATCCCCATCATATACTCTGTCATATGTGCTGTCGGGTTAACGGGCAATACGGCCGTGATCTATGTTATACTCAAAGCGCCGAAAATGAAAACAGTGACAAATATGTTCATACTGAATCTAGCCATCGCGGACGAACTTTTCACGCTGGTTTTGCCCATAAACATCGCGGACTACCTTCTGCTTCAGTGGCCTTTTGGCGAGCTGATGTGTAAATTAATAATTTCCATTGATCAATACAACACCTTCTCCAGCATTTACTTTTTAACTGTTATGAGCATTGATCGCTATCTGGTGGTCCTTGCCACCGTGAGGTCTAAGAAAATGTCCTATCGCACTTACAGAGCGGCTAAAATCATCAGTATCTGCGTTTGGCTCTTCGTCACCATCATCATTTTGCCCTTCACGATTTTTGGCCAGATCCACGATGACGAGGGCAGGCTGCAATGTGTCTACGTGTTCCCACATCCTGAGATTCTGTGGTGGAAAGCTAGTCGGATTTACACTCTTTTAATGGGATTTACCATCCCAGTGTCCACAATCTGCATCCTGTACACAATGATGCTGTTCAGGTTGAGAAACATGCGCTTGAACACCAACGCCAAGGCTCTGGACAAAGCGAAGAAAAAGGTGACATTAATGGTGATGATTATCCTAGCAGTCTGCCTTTTCTGCTGGACGCCCTACCATTTGAGCACGATAGTAGCGTTAACAACAGATATTCAGCAGACCACACTTATCATTGGAATCTCCTACTTTATCACCAGCCTAAGCTACGCTAATAGTTGTCTTAATCCTTTCCTATATGCATTTCTAGATGATAGTTTTAGAAAGAGCTTTCGGAAGCTGCTAGAATGCAGAACAGCACCCTAA